A stretch of the Bacillus anthracis str. Vollum genome encodes the following:
- a CDS encoding LAGLIDADG family homing endonuclease, whose protein sequence is MQIERKKKSKCKLSKPEIIHLYAEGKGTSEIAMLANVSARYIRMVLSDSNVPRRAIGSWKRKYDITEDYFKTWSNNMAYILGFIAADGVIQKENQCVSVSQKESYILEDIKNELKTTQPLYQNKKTGVYMLNINSKTIKDDLMNIHGIKPCKSFNIEFPFVPEEYLHHFVRGYFDGDGYVNYETYTVSFVGGSYNFMNSLHQILQNRNLRADSLNQNKHYRVILSGRKSIQLFSNWIYKDKDIYLHRKYEVFQKESLSLDQLQDRKLKQTQTAVKQRKQNFLKEYMKNKCSATACSNLKISESTFKRWLKNDNQFKKDYERIHSL, encoded by the coding sequence GTGCAAATAGAGAGAAAAAAGAAATCAAAATGTAAACTATCAAAACCTGAAATCATTCATCTGTATGCGGAAGGGAAGGGTACCTCAGAAATCGCTATGCTTGCTAACGTATCTGCAAGGTATATTCGTATGGTTCTATCAGACAGCAACGTGCCAAGGCGCGCTATAGGGAGCTGGAAGAGAAAGTATGACATAACAGAAGATTATTTTAAAACGTGGTCAAATAACATGGCTTATATTTTAGGGTTTATAGCAGCAGATGGTGTTATACAAAAAGAAAATCAATGCGTTAGTGTATCACAAAAAGAAAGTTATATTTTAGAAGATATAAAAAACGAACTAAAAACAACTCAGCCGCTATACCAAAACAAAAAAACAGGTGTATATATGCTAAACATTAATAGCAAAACAATAAAAGACGATCTTATGAACATTCACGGAATTAAGCCATGTAAATCTTTTAACATTGAATTTCCTTTCGTGCCTGAAGAATATTTACATCACTTTGTTCGTGGATATTTTGATGGGGATGGTTACGTCAATTATGAAACTTATACAGTTAGTTTCGTAGGTGGATCATATAATTTTATGAATTCTTTACATCAAATCCTTCAAAATCGCAATTTACGAGCCGATTCACTAAATCAAAACAAACATTATCGCGTTATTTTATCTGGAAGAAAATCAATACAACTATTTTCAAATTGGATTTATAAAGACAAAGATATTTATTTGCATAGAAAATATGAAGTGTTTCAGAAAGAGAGTCTGAGTTTAGACCAATTACAAGATCGAAAATTAAAACAAACTCAAACTGCCGTTAAACAAAGAAAACAAAATTTTCTTAAAGAATATATGAAAAATAAATGTAGTGCTACAGCTTGCTCTAATTTAAAAATAAGCGAATCCACTTTTAAACGTTGGTTAAAAAATGATAATCAATTTAAAAAAGACTATGAAAGAATTCATTCATTATAA
- a CDS encoding RidA family protein: MQKKFINPKTMPPTFGYSHVVEASNAKRTIYISGQVAINTDGQIVGINDLATQTRQVFENIKIALETSDLNFNDVVKLTFFLTDISQMAIVRDIRDQYIDTNNPPASSAVEVRKLINDNLLIEIEAIAVAN; this comes from the coding sequence ATGCAAAAGAAATTTATCAATCCAAAAACGATGCCACCAACTTTTGGATACTCACATGTAGTGGAAGCTAGTAACGCTAAACGAACGATTTACATATCTGGACAAGTAGCAATTAATACAGACGGTCAAATTGTTGGAATTAATGATTTAGCTACACAAACACGACAAGTATTTGAAAATATTAAAATCGCATTAGAAACGTCAGACTTAAATTTCAATGATGTAGTAAAATTAACATTTTTCTTAACAGACATTTCTCAAATGGCCATTGTTAGAGATATTCGAGATCAATACATTGACACTAATAATCCACCAGCAAGTTCAGCTGTCGAAGTTAGAAAGTTAATTAACGATAACTTATTAATTGAAATTGAAGCAATTGCTGTAGCAAACTAA
- a CDS encoding YwqG family protein, giving the protein MKNTYQLQIPKELEQYRTILEESVKPYIKVAGTKAETTLFESKFGGYPYLPINQEHPKDSNGQPMMLLAQLNFEEIPHVEYMPKKGILQFFVSADDELYGADFDHPTIQKDFRIIYHSTIIEDLNKVITDFSYLNTLELEDFIIPEAAKLQFELDYQPITSRDYRFEKMFSEDIDWEEIVDEENNTELGELYDDLCKDFGHKIGGYPFFTQTDPREWEEKYQQHDILLLQIDTDDSLNIMWGDSGVANFFIKKEDLLNLNFSNVIYNWDCY; this is encoded by the coding sequence ATGAAAAATACGTATCAACTTCAAATTCCGAAAGAACTAGAACAGTATCGTACTATTTTAGAAGAAAGTGTAAAACCGTATATTAAAGTGGCTGGAACAAAAGCAGAGACAACTCTTTTTGAGAGTAAGTTTGGTGGTTATCCGTATTTACCTATAAATCAAGAGCATCCTAAAGATTCAAATGGACAACCTATGATGTTACTTGCGCAGTTAAACTTTGAAGAAATTCCGCATGTTGAATATATGCCCAAAAAAGGAATATTGCAGTTTTTCGTAAGTGCTGATGATGAGCTTTATGGAGCAGATTTTGATCACCCAACAATCCAAAAAGACTTTCGAATTATTTATCATTCTACAATTATAGAAGATTTAAATAAGGTAATTACTGATTTTAGTTATTTAAACACTTTAGAATTAGAAGACTTTATCATACCTGAAGCAGCAAAATTACAATTTGAATTAGATTATCAACCCATAACATCTAGAGATTATCGATTTGAAAAGATGTTTAGTGAGGATATTGATTGGGAAGAAATTGTTGATGAAGAAAATAATACAGAATTAGGCGAACTGTATGATGATTTATGTAAAGATTTCGGACATAAAATTGGTGGTTATCCATTTTTCACACAGACAGATCCGAGAGAATGGGAAGAAAAATACCAACAACATGATATATTATTACTGCAAATCGATACAGACGACTCATTAAATATTATGTGGGGAGATTCTGGTGTTGCTAATTTCTTTATTAAAAAAGAAGATTTGTTAAATCTAAATTTTTCCAATGTTATTTACAACTGGGATTGCTATTAA
- a CDS encoding DUF1992 domain-containing protein, whose protein sequence is MNQEELDKKLKKQEILVKDEKVWSYTYEDHISSIVKEAEKKGAFDHLPGKGKPLNLDKDLSYNPEKQLYRTLKNNHVLPRWIELSKEIDDLKEKLKENTNTAEAADLTRTINKKVLEHNLLCPPSAQKTRVKTDF, encoded by the coding sequence ATGAATCAAGAAGAACTAGATAAAAAACTAAAAAAGCAAGAGATTTTAGTAAAAGATGAGAAAGTTTGGTCCTATACGTATGAGGATCATATTAGTTCTATCGTTAAAGAGGCAGAAAAGAAAGGGGCTTTCGATCATTTACCTGGTAAAGGGAAACCTCTTAATCTTGATAAAGACCTTTCGTACAATCCTGAAAAGCAACTGTATAGAACTTTGAAAAATAATCATGTTTTACCTAGGTGGATTGAGCTTTCAAAGGAAATTGATGACTTAAAAGAAAAACTAAAAGAAAATACAAATACTGCAGAAGCAGCGGATTTAACTCGAACTATTAATAAAAAGGTTTTAGAACATAACCTACTTTGTCCACCAAGTGCGCAAAAAACGAGGGTGAAAACGGACTTTTAA
- a CDS encoding alpha/beta hydrolase-fold protein: MTTIISPKLEKLKNHLKNGNEKALYTFLHEIKSNHTPLVEQCPIDNQYKLITYIWLGDQNTENVYVVGSFPGWDLSVNQLQRLLQTNIWYVTFRTNKRFISTYYFTVNDFFKNDWIKRSEQYRLDPFNENVFGEGANKASVLKIDMDVQYSSRFPSNHYPSGKIETYSFYSSILNNTRKLHIYTPHDYSHTSHLQELLIVFDGNSFINDLSITKTLNYLIYEKEIPSCIAVAIDPVDRLEELTYNDKMNTFLMKELLPWIQTKYHVYQKAKHTTIAGFSLGGLAAFYVALQNPHIFGNVLSMSGSVHWKKDDYENTIPWIENQISSIDSNATHLNSYIAVGELENESLLKANRRLHKALEEKKYPNHL, translated from the coding sequence GTGACTACAATAATCAGTCCTAAATTAGAGAAGCTTAAAAATCACTTAAAGAACGGAAATGAAAAAGCTCTTTATACTTTTTTGCATGAAATCAAGTCAAATCATACACCACTAGTAGAACAATGTCCTATAGATAATCAGTATAAACTTATAACGTATATATGGTTAGGTGATCAAAATACTGAAAATGTTTATGTAGTCGGTAGTTTTCCTGGTTGGGATCTGTCTGTAAATCAATTACAACGATTATTACAGACAAATATTTGGTATGTTACGTTTAGGACGAATAAGAGGTTTATTTCAACTTATTATTTTACAGTAAATGATTTTTTCAAAAATGATTGGATAAAGCGTAGTGAACAGTACCGACTAGACCCATTCAATGAAAATGTATTTGGAGAAGGTGCCAATAAAGCGTCTGTGTTAAAAATAGATATGGACGTGCAGTATAGCAGTCGTTTTCCTTCAAATCATTATCCATCTGGAAAGATTGAAACATATTCTTTTTATAGTTCGATTTTAAATAACACACGTAAACTTCATATTTATACGCCTCATGATTATTCTCACACTTCACATCTTCAAGAACTTCTCATTGTATTTGATGGGAATTCATTCATTAATGACCTTTCAATCACAAAAACACTTAATTATTTAATTTACGAAAAAGAAATCCCATCTTGTATTGCTGTTGCTATAGATCCTGTTGATCGATTAGAAGAGCTAACTTATAACGATAAAATGAATACATTTTTAATGAAGGAATTACTTCCATGGATTCAAACTAAATATCATGTGTATCAAAAAGCAAAACATACAACAATTGCTGGTTTCAGCCTTGGTGGCTTAGCCGCTTTTTATGTAGCACTTCAAAATCCACATATTTTCGGAAATGTGTTGTCAATGTCTGGATCCGTACATTGGAAAAAGGATGATTATGAAAATACAATTCCTTGGATTGAAAATCAAATTTCATCAATAGATTCTAATGCGACTCATCTCAATTCTTACATAGCAGTAGGTGAACTTGAAAACGAATCTCTTTTAAAGGCTAATAGACGGCTACATAAAGCTTTAGAAGAAAAGAAATACCCAAACCACTTATGA
- a CDS encoding YxiJ-like family protein yields MKLGKQIIFKELQKMHSPLYKPFPNCDIRKIRKDFNNMFTEDDCISADLNYYWMHTAGTLSYVLNNNEQKIVFNQIKWLKKSFFEWFPQYCFLETEIMKYPILYRDFMNYEKTRKLLLYYLTE; encoded by the coding sequence TTGAAGTTAGGAAAACAAATTATTTTTAAGGAATTGCAGAAAATGCATAGTCCACTGTATAAACCGTTTCCGAATTGTGACATTCGAAAAATACGAAAAGATTTTAATAATATGTTTACAGAAGATGATTGTATAAGTGCTGATTTAAATTACTATTGGATGCATACAGCAGGTACTTTAAGTTACGTACTTAATAACAATGAACAGAAGATTGTGTTCAATCAAATAAAATGGCTAAAGAAATCGTTTTTTGAATGGTTTCCACAATATTGTTTTCTAGAAACAGAGATTATGAAGTATCCCATTTTATATAGAGATTTCATGAATTATGAAAAGACCCGTAAGCTATTACTTTATTATCTTACTGAATAA
- a CDS encoding PH domain-containing protein: MGLFSGILGNASNASTESVERDLEKIMLDDEKVEHAYKLIRDLIVFTNRRLILVDKQGISGKKTEYHSIPYKSITQFSIETAGHFDLDAELKIWVSSLSTPIAKEFKGDDSVLSIQKALVTYTTK; encoded by the coding sequence ATGGGTTTATTTAGCGGTATTTTAGGAAATGCATCAAATGCGAGTACAGAAAGTGTAGAACGTGATTTAGAGAAGATTATGTTAGATGACGAGAAAGTAGAACATGCTTATAAATTAATTCGTGATTTAATTGTATTCACAAATCGTCGTCTTATTTTAGTGGATAAACAAGGGATATCAGGTAAAAAAACAGAATACCATTCTATCCCTTATAAAAGCATTACACAATTCAGTATTGAAACAGCTGGGCATTTTGATTTAGACGCTGAACTGAAAATTTGGGTATCTAGTTTGAGCACGCCAATTGCGAAAGAATTTAAAGGTGACGATAGTGTTTTAAGCATTCAAAAAGCGTTGGTAACATATACGACGAAATAG
- a CDS encoding GNAT family N-acetyltransferase translates to MKIILEKATESDAAVLFQMQIDSFNPLLNKYKDYETNPANESIEKTIFRINNPSSNFYKMIIDSRLVGAICISQKELPYKFWISPMFIHPIYQGIGIAQKVLILIEEMFPEAQSFELATILEEERNCFLYEKMGYKRTEVIKKLNDKTTLIHYKKER, encoded by the coding sequence ATGAAAATTATATTAGAGAAGGCAACAGAAAGTGATGCAGCAGTTTTATTTCAAATGCAAATAGACTCATTTAACCCTTTATTAAATAAATATAAAGACTATGAAACAAACCCAGCAAATGAATCTATTGAAAAAACTATATTTAGAATAAATAATCCCAGCAGTAATTTTTATAAAATGATAATAGACTCAAGACTTGTTGGAGCGATATGTATATCTCAAAAAGAACTACCTTATAAATTTTGGATCAGTCCAATGTTTATTCATCCAATCTATCAAGGGATAGGAATTGCTCAGAAGGTACTTATTTTAATTGAAGAGATGTTTCCAGAAGCACAAAGTTTTGAACTTGCTACGATTTTAGAAGAAGAAAGAAATTGTTTTCTATACGAAAAAATGGGGTATAAAAGAACAGAAGTAATAAAGAAATTAAATGATAAAACTACACTTATTCATTACAAAAAAGAAAGGTAA
- a CDS encoding YfiT family bacillithiol transferase translates to MNDLRYPIGQFTYKRPITEEMIDTWIQEIEDLPNELTKAIKDLDQKQLDTPYRVGGWTVRQVVHHVVDSHMNSYIRFKLALTEKNPTIKPYKEEKWAELPDSKLPVDVSLVMLESLHKRWVNLLYSLELEDLEKTFNHPDTGETKLAAAIGLYAWHGRHHTAHITSLRKRLNW, encoded by the coding sequence ATGAATGATTTACGTTATCCAATTGGGCAATTTACATACAAACGTCCTATAACGGAAGAAATGATAGATACATGGATTCAAGAAATTGAAGATTTACCTAATGAACTAACGAAGGCAATTAAAGATTTAGATCAGAAGCAGTTAGACACACCGTATCGCGTTGGTGGATGGACAGTTCGTCAAGTAGTTCATCACGTCGTTGACAGCCATATGAATAGCTACATACGTTTTAAATTAGCACTAACAGAAAAGAATCCAACGATTAAACCATATAAAGAAGAGAAGTGGGCAGAATTACCTGATTCTAAATTACCAGTAGATGTTTCACTAGTAATGTTAGAGTCATTACATAAAAGATGGGTTAACCTTTTATATTCTTTAGAACTTGAAGATCTAGAAAAGACATTTAACCATCCAGATACTGGTGAAACAAAACTTGCTGCTGCAATAGGACTATACGCATGGCACGGACGTCATCATACAGCTCATATAACTTCATTAAGAAAACGACTAAATTGGTAA
- a CDS encoding FAD-dependent oxidoreductase, producing MFNKAIVIGGSMAGKFAAKALSTSFKEVIIIEADERWDGKSSRKRVPQSNHPHVLLKGGENAIEELFPNITDELIEAGSIVNNFTRDLKWHQFGLWKQPFIGEVHMIQQSRPLLEWNIQKRIHQISNITINYETLVKGLLVDEKLNKVCGVKVKHLETDAQEEVHADLVVDASGFSSKSIEWLRECEIEVQEEKVRINLFYATKMFKLKENEELDCCNMLMSPSFPDNPYGVLIQTIEDNRYFVTFSGYANEKAPQTDDEFYDFAENLSISNVTDFLNKAVAISDIKTYKIPYQVRRRFDLTTNMPEGLLVVGDAHCRFDPVFGQGVSVAAMEARQLQLLLQGRKQLDKTFTQQFYKKAATIIETPWEMTTTEISRHPQLKRELTIKQKFQLWYTKQIYQLSATDSDVYIRLVKVMNLIRSPFHLFHPKVLLAVLLKQKK from the coding sequence ATGTTTAATAAGGCTATCGTTATTGGTGGAAGTATGGCAGGAAAGTTCGCAGCAAAAGCATTATCAACTTCTTTTAAAGAAGTAATCATTATAGAAGCTGATGAAAGATGGGATGGAAAGTCTTCGAGAAAAAGAGTTCCACAAAGTAATCATCCTCATGTGTTATTAAAAGGTGGAGAAAACGCAATTGAAGAATTGTTTCCTAATATTACGGATGAATTAATAGAAGCAGGTAGTATCGTAAATAACTTTACTCGTGATTTAAAATGGCATCAATTTGGTTTATGGAAACAGCCATTCATAGGGGAAGTACATATGATTCAACAAAGTCGTCCTTTGCTAGAATGGAATATCCAAAAACGAATACATCAAATTTCAAATATTACTATTAACTATGAAACATTGGTTAAAGGGTTATTGGTAGATGAAAAGCTTAACAAAGTGTGTGGAGTAAAAGTTAAACATTTAGAGACAGACGCACAAGAAGAAGTTCATGCAGATCTTGTAGTTGATGCAAGTGGATTTAGTTCAAAAAGTATTGAGTGGTTACGAGAATGCGAAATTGAAGTACAAGAAGAGAAAGTGCGTATTAATTTATTTTACGCAACGAAAATGTTCAAACTTAAAGAAAATGAGGAGTTAGACTGCTGTAATATGCTAATGTCTCCAAGTTTCCCTGATAATCCTTATGGCGTTCTTATTCAAACGATAGAAGATAATCGTTATTTTGTTACTTTCAGTGGATACGCAAATGAGAAAGCACCACAAACAGATGATGAGTTTTATGATTTTGCTGAAAATCTATCAATTTCTAATGTTACAGATTTCCTTAACAAAGCTGTGGCAATTTCAGATATCAAAACGTATAAAATTCCTTATCAAGTACGTCGGAGATTTGATCTCACTACAAATATGCCAGAAGGATTATTAGTCGTTGGAGATGCACATTGTCGTTTTGATCCTGTTTTCGGTCAAGGTGTTTCCGTTGCTGCTATGGAAGCTCGCCAGTTGCAATTACTTCTGCAAGGTAGAAAACAACTTGATAAAACATTTACACAACAATTTTATAAAAAGGCAGCTACTATAATAGAAACCCCTTGGGAAATGACAACAACGGAAATATCACGTCATCCTCAGCTAAAAAGAGAATTAACGATAAAGCAAAAATTTCAACTATGGTATACGAAACAAATATATCAACTATCTGCAACTGATTCTGACGTTTATATTCGATTAGTAAAAGTGATGAATTTAATTCGTAGTCCATTTCACCTATTTCATCCAAAAGTGCTACTTGCTGTGTTACTAAAACAAAAGAAATAG
- a CDS encoding undecaprenyl-diphosphate phosphatase: MNWLEAFILGIIQGLTEFLPISSTGHLYLGRHLFQLDEAGLFLDTMLHIGTLLAVFIYYKKEFIYLIKNPFSKLMLLLIVGTIPAVVIGLLFKDFFEDISKTGITIGWEFLVTGFFLYMADKQKNGRKKMDDITYKDAFIIGSFQAATIFPAISRSGMTIVAALWRKLDRETAAYFSFLLSTPAIVGAIILQFADVFQGKAESISSTSLIIGTLSAAFFGYIAVSWMIQYLKRHSLKVFAYYVWGLGILILALQFTDVF; encoded by the coding sequence ATGAATTGGTTAGAAGCTTTTATATTAGGGATCATACAAGGTTTAACAGAGTTTTTACCGATAAGTAGCACAGGTCATCTTTATTTAGGAAGGCATTTGTTTCAATTAGATGAAGCAGGATTGTTTTTAGATACGATGCTACATATTGGGACTTTACTTGCGGTGTTTATTTATTACAAAAAAGAATTTATATATTTAATCAAAAATCCGTTTTCAAAGCTGATGTTATTACTTATTGTCGGGACGATACCCGCAGTTGTAATCGGGTTGTTATTTAAAGACTTTTTTGAGGATATTTCAAAAACAGGTATTACGATTGGTTGGGAGTTTTTAGTGACAGGATTCTTTCTCTACATGGCAGATAAACAAAAGAATGGTCGTAAAAAAATGGACGACATTACATATAAAGACGCATTTATCATCGGTTCATTTCAAGCGGCAACTATTTTTCCGGCAATTTCTCGTTCTGGTATGACAATCGTCGCTGCATTATGGAGGAAGTTAGACCGCGAAACTGCGGCTTACTTTTCTTTTTTATTATCAACTCCAGCCATTGTCGGAGCAATCATTTTGCAATTTGCAGATGTTTTTCAAGGGAAAGCAGAATCTATTTCTAGTACATCTTTAATTATCGGAACGTTATCAGCAGCGTTTTTTGGATACATAGCCGTTTCATGGATGATTCAATATTTAAAACGTCACTCCTTAAAAGTATTCGCGTATTACGTATGGGGATTAGGTATTTTAATTTTAGCGTTGCAATTTACTGATGTATTTTAA